The nucleotide window GTCGCTAGCCACCGAGAGGTTTGATTATGTGGCCGAAGAGGTGACCGGATACTGTTTGGACGTCGGCTGCGGATATCGCAACAAGTTCGTAACGGCCTGGCTCAACGGCAATGGAAAAGGCATTGACGTCTTTCGCTACGATGGGTTGACGGACGAGCACATCGTAGAAGATATGACGCAGTTCCCCTTCTCGGATGAGTCTTTTGACACCGTCACATTTATTGCCAATCTAAATCACGTTCCCGAGCCTGATCGCGATGCTGAGTTAACGGAGGCGTATCGCTGTTTGAAACCGGGCGGAAAGATCGTGGTCACGATGGGGAATCCAGTTGCTGAATTAGCTGTACATCGAGTCGTCGCATGGCACGACAGGATCTTCGGCACGAATGTGGATATGGATTCCGAAAGAGGGATGGGAAACGAGGAAGCCTTTTACCTGCTCGATTCGGAAATAGTCGACAGATTGAGGCGCGCCGGTTTCAGTCATTTAAGAAAGCGATATTTCCTGACCCAATGGGGTTTGAATCACCTGTGGGTAGGCCTGAAGATGCGCCAGGTAGCGGCCACGGCGTCACAAGGAACTAACAAGTTAGCGGCGACAACACCGACTAGAAGGTGAGCTAGTCGCCGATGTAGGTCGCCCGGCTGATCCCCAGCATGCTGAGGAACACGGAAGAGAAGATGACTTCGATGCCAAGGAAGAAAGACACGGAGCAGAAAAATACTGTTCTCACCGGCTCTAGATGACCGAAGCCCGCAGATGCCCATTTCCAGAACACAACCGCATCACCGACAAAGCCGAGCGCAGCCAGTGCGGCCCCCAAAAGCAAGCCGTGCTCCAGTTTGACGGTTCGTAGCCAACGTTCCAGACAACGCTGGTTGCGGGTCAACCTTTCCGTGTACGAAAACACCTTAACGAATAGACCGATCGAAATGACATGCATGCCAACCAAGGCCAGCATCATGCCGAGCGCCAAGGTGTGCACGTCAAGACCAATCTTGCCGGCAAAGCGCGGACCAGGCATCAACCATAAAACGAGACTGATCCCGACGAGCAGGAGCAGGGTTCCCGGTAGCACGAACATCCAATTCGGCGCCGAAAGCAGCATGAACCGGAGGTGCCGCCAACCGTCCCGGAAAGAGCGCAGATGAGGAGCCCGGTTGCGGCGGTCGGGCCACATCGTGATTGGAACTTCTGTGAGCCGCGCTCCAGCTTTGGTCGCCTTAATCAGCGATTCGGCGGCAAATTCCATACCGGTGGTGCGGAAATCAAGCCGGCGCGAGATTTCCCTGGTCATGCCGCGCATACCACAGTTGATATCGCCTACCCCGGTGCGGAAAAAGAGATTCATCAACGAGGAGAGGACTGGGGTTCCCAGCGCGCGGTGATGCCAGGACATCGCGCCGTCCTTGATCTCGCCCTGAAACCGGTTGCCGACAACAAACTCGTAGCCTGCCCGCCACTTCGCCACAAAGCGAGGAATTTCGGAGAAATCGTGGCTGCCATCGGCGTCGCCCAGAATGATGAACGCTCCACGCGCTTCTTCGATTCCTTTTCTTAGCGCGCCCCCATAGCCCTTGACTCTTGCGTGTACGACACGGGCGCCGTGATCGAGCGCGATCTCGACAGATCCGTCTTCCGATCCATTGTCGGCGACCACGACTTCACCACTGATCTCGTTGTCCCGCAAAGCGGCGAGGGCCTGGTCAACACAATCTGCAATGGTGCGCTCTTCGTTGAGGCATGGAATCACGACGGAGACTTCGATCTCCTGGGGAACAGGCGGCTCCGCGCATTCCATTGTCTCCGCCAGCGTGTTGTGGGCTACGGGATTCACACTTCGCCTGGCTGGTAGTGAGCAAGTCTGCTACCACGAACTGAGGGGGCAGTGCGGTCACGGACGGGGACATCCAGAAATGCCCACGATAAGCCGCTTATAGCCTTCAACTTACCAGAGCCGCATAGAGCAAGGCCGCACCTGGAGTGCCTGCCCAGGCGCCTATCCTGCGGCTGTATACAGAGCGCAACACGAAAACGCGGCCTGAGGTATCGCCTCGCTACACACCTTGGCCGAGATGCTTCCGAGGCAGCAAAAATGGCTCCAAAACACGCCAGAAGGCCCGATGTCTGGCACTAAAAACGCAATATCCAACCCGGGGGGTGGTTTGCCCGAATCAGCCACAGTTTCGTCAAACTCGCCGTCAAGGGTCTTAAGGAGCGCACAATTGCCCGCCCTCAACCTAAAGATTGACCCCTGCGCGCCGCCTCTGGGGAAAGATCATCCTGCTGCAGAATTACCCGTCTTTATTCCCGAGCGTGTCCGAGCCGAACGGTGGCTAAGCGCGGGGTTGCTGCTGATGTCGGTAGCCTACCTCGCGATCTTCTGCCGATATTCGACCATCGAGCCCGATGAAGGGATCATTCTCGAGGGAGCGCAGCGGATCTTGCAGGGACAAGTGCTCTATCGGGATTTCTTCTCCTTCTACACTCCCGGCTCGTATTACTGGACTGCCTTACTGTTCAAGATTTTTGGAAACTCGTTCGTGGTCGCCAGACTCGCCTTAGCAGTGCTCGGTGGTGTTCTCAGTGTCATTTGCTATTTGCTGTCACGGCGCGTGTGCTCGCGGCGAGTCGCGCTGCTCGTCGCGGCATTGGTGACGCTCACGGCCCTCCCTTACCGCTTCCTCGTTCTGCACAACTGGGACAGCACCCTGTTGGCATCTGTCACGATCTACTGCGCTGTTCGATTGCTGGAATCCCCGCATTCGGGCTGGGCACTGGGACTCGGTTCATTCGCCTCATGGACCATTCTCTTCGAGCAATCAAAAGGCGCAGGATTGTTGCTTGGACTGTCGCTCGCCTTCGTGTTGATCTACCGCTCGTCAGCAAATGCGCAGGTATTTCGCAGTAAGAACCTGATCTGGATTGCCGGCGGACTGGCATGGCCATTGTTCGTCGTAGGCGCCTACTTCGCGGCTCATCAGGCGTTCGACATTATGTTGTCCGATTGGTTATGGCCCTTGCGACACTACACTCTGGCCAACCACGTACCCTAT belongs to Terriglobales bacterium and includes:
- a CDS encoding class I SAM-dependent methyltransferase — translated: MRRNTGQKIIDFLTFPLRAVSVFHEDKFGLSSLATERFDYVAEEVTGYCLDVGCGYRNKFVTAWLNGNGKGIDVFRYDGLTDEHIVEDMTQFPFSDESFDTVTFIANLNHVPEPDRDAELTEAYRCLKPGGKIVVTMGNPVAELAVHRVVAWHDRIFGTNVDMDSERGMGNEEAFYLLDSEIVDRLRRAGFSHLRKRYFLTQWGLNHLWVGLKMRQVAATASQGTNKLAATTPTRR
- a CDS encoding glycosyltransferase family 39 protein, with the protein product MPALNLKIDPCAPPLGKDHPAAELPVFIPERVRAERWLSAGLLLMSVAYLAIFCRYSTIEPDEGIILEGAQRILQGQVLYRDFFSFYTPGSYYWTALLFKIFGNSFVVARLALAVLGGVLSVICYLLSRRVCSRRVALLVAALVTLTALPYRFLVLHNWDSTLLASVTIYCAVRLLESPHSGWALGLGSFASWTILFEQSKGAGLLLGLSLAFVLIYRSSANAQVFRSKNLIWIAGGLAWPLFVVGAYFAAHQAFDIMLSDWLWPLRHYTLANHVPYGFQNWSEAERHAIFSTGPVAFRIIKVLVVSPIFFIPILPLIGVGPLIYWSVQLRRHRLAGCRASYYVLMTGSFFGLLVSILVGRADVIHFMYVLPVFAPMIAWIVDGTDVRSRFFKAVHPVLAAYLVVALGAFSWPLLIRARSSSHAIQTRR
- a CDS encoding glycosyltransferase family 2 protein, with protein sequence MNPVAHNTLAETMECAEPPVPQEIEVSVVIPCLNEERTIADCVDQALAALRDNEISGEVVVADNGSEDGSVEIALDHGARVVHARVKGYGGALRKGIEEARGAFIILGDADGSHDFSEIPRFVAKWRAGYEFVVGNRFQGEIKDGAMSWHHRALGTPVLSSLMNLFFRTGVGDINCGMRGMTREISRRLDFRTTGMEFAAESLIKATKAGARLTEVPITMWPDRRNRAPHLRSFRDGWRHLRFMLLSAPNWMFVLPGTLLLLVGISLVLWLMPGPRFAGKIGLDVHTLALGMMLALVGMHVISIGLFVKVFSYTERLTRNQRCLERWLRTVKLEHGLLLGAALAALGFVGDAVVFWKWASAGFGHLEPVRTVFFCSVSFFLGIEVIFSSVFLSMLGISRATYIGD